A genomic region of Flavobacteriales bacterium contains the following coding sequences:
- a CDS encoding acyl-CoA dehydrogenase family protein yields MHIDFDALKQNNSKMDDFEHPDFMGIDELLTEEQKLIRDSVRAWVKKEISPIIDECCQQAVFPRHIVPQLGEIGCFGPQIPAEYGGGGLDYISYGLAMQELERGDSGIRSTASVQGSLVMHPIYKFGSEEQKRKYLPKLASGQYLGSFGLTEPNHGSDPGSMETRIKLDGDFVILNGSKMWISNAPFCDIAVVWAKNEDGIVQGVIVERGMEGFSTPTTHKKWSLRASATGELVFDNVKIPKENILPGVKGLKGPLTCLNSARYGISWGAIGAAMDCYYSAVKYAKERHQFGKPIASFQLQQKKLSEMLTEITKAQLLAWRLGVLMNKDMATPAQISMTKRNNVEMALNIARESRQILGAMGIMGDYPMMRHAANLESVITYEGTHDIHLLILGMEITGINAFV; encoded by the coding sequence GAGCTTGGGTGAAAAAAGAAATTTCGCCAATTATAGATGAATGCTGTCAGCAGGCGGTTTTTCCTCGCCATATTGTTCCACAGTTGGGCGAAATAGGTTGTTTTGGGCCGCAAATTCCTGCGGAGTACGGTGGTGGAGGCTTAGATTATATTTCGTATGGATTAGCCATGCAAGAATTAGAACGCGGCGACTCCGGCATTCGCTCTACGGCCAGCGTGCAAGGCTCGTTGGTAATGCACCCTATTTATAAATTTGGTAGCGAAGAGCAAAAACGAAAATATTTACCCAAACTTGCATCAGGCCAATATTTAGGCAGTTTCGGATTAACAGAACCAAACCACGGAAGTGATCCGGGAAGCATGGAAACACGCATAAAATTGGATGGAGACTTTGTTATTTTGAATGGCAGCAAAATGTGGATTAGCAATGCTCCGTTTTGCGATATAGCCGTGGTTTGGGCAAAAAATGAAGACGGCATTGTGCAAGGGGTAATTGTAGAACGCGGTATGGAGGGCTTTTCAACTCCCACCACACACAAAAAATGGAGCCTTAGGGCATCGGCCACCGGAGAGTTGGTTTTTGATAATGTAAAAATTCCGAAAGAAAATATTCTGCCCGGTGTAAAAGGTCTAAAAGGCCCTCTAACATGTTTAAATTCAGCTCGATACGGAATAAGTTGGGGAGCCATAGGTGCAGCCATGGATTGCTATTATTCGGCAGTAAAATATGCCAAAGAGCGTCATCAATTTGGCAAACCGATTGCCTCATTTCAATTGCAACAGAAAAAGTTGAGTGAAATGCTTACAGAAATTACCAAAGCTCAACTATTGGCTTGGAGATTGGGAGTGCTTATGAACAAAGACATGGCCACTCCGGCTCAAATAAGCATGACAAAACGAAACAATGTAGAAATGGCATTGAACATTGCCCGAGAATCACGCCAAATACTTGGAGCCATGGGCATTATGGGCGATTACCCGATGATGAGGCACGCTGCCAACCTTGAATCGGTAATTACGTATGAGGGAACACATGATATTCATTTGCTAATTTTGGGAATGGAAATAACCGGAATTAATGCCTTTGTATAA
- a CDS encoding phosphoglucomutase/phosphomannomutase family protein: MSYKIKFGTDGWREIIARDYTVENVRRVALATAKWLNNSGLPKKAVIGFDCRFGGEMFMNATAEVFASEGIKCLVAESFVTTPMVSLATAKNNCGVGIVITASHNPPEYNGFKIKAHYGGPASPAEVQKIEDLISSESVIVSKSYADFLKEGIIEIVDLETLYFNQVESNFDMDGLRNGSLSFAYDAMYGAGQNIVRRLLPDATFLHCEHNPGFDGQAPEPIDKNLQEFSEMIEISENIDSGLATDGDADRIGLYNSSGLFVDSHHIILLLIHYLHKHKGLTGKVVTSFSCTGKIKKLCNLYGLEQQTTKIGFKYICDIMVADDVLIGGEESGGIAIKGHIPERDGVWIGLVIWEFMMKTGKTLDDLIEEIYELVGCFSVERYDLHISEQLKQSIVQKCKNNEFTKFGSYTVERIEDLDGFKFHLGNDQWVMIRPSGTEPVLRVYAEAASSDDAFAILDATKNEIGA; the protein is encoded by the coding sequence ATGAGTTATAAAATAAAGTTTGGAACCGATGGTTGGCGAGAAATTATTGCTCGCGATTATACAGTAGAAAATGTTAGACGCGTGGCATTGGCCACCGCCAAATGGTTGAATAATTCGGGCTTACCCAAAAAAGCGGTTATTGGTTTTGATTGCCGTTTTGGAGGCGAAATGTTTATGAATGCCACCGCCGAAGTATTTGCCAGTGAAGGTATAAAATGTTTGGTTGCCGAAAGTTTTGTTACTACACCAATGGTTTCGCTGGCCACTGCCAAAAACAATTGTGGCGTGGGCATTGTAATTACCGCCAGCCACAACCCACCAGAATATAACGGTTTTAAAATAAAAGCCCACTATGGAGGTCCTGCATCCCCTGCCGAGGTTCAAAAAATTGAAGATTTAATCTCTTCAGAGTCTGTTATTGTTTCAAAAAGCTATGCAGATTTTTTGAAAGAAGGAATTATTGAAATAGTAGATTTAGAAACACTCTACTTCAATCAGGTGGAAAGCAATTTTGACATGGATGGACTCAGAAATGGCAGCTTAAGCTTTGCTTATGATGCCATGTATGGTGCCGGACAAAACATTGTTAGACGACTATTGCCCGATGCCACTTTTTTGCATTGCGAACACAATCCGGGTTTTGACGGGCAAGCCCCTGAACCGATTGACAAAAATCTTCAAGAATTTAGCGAAATGATTGAGATTTCGGAGAATATCGACAGCGGATTGGCCACCGATGGAGATGCCGACAGAATTGGTTTATACAACTCCTCCGGTCTTTTTGTCGATTCACACCATATTATTTTACTGCTCATTCATTATTTGCACAAACACAAAGGTTTAACCGGAAAAGTGGTTACCAGTTTTAGCTGCACCGGAAAAATAAAAAAGCTGTGCAATTTGTATGGTTTAGAGCAGCAAACCACAAAAATTGGTTTTAAATACATCTGCGACATTATGGTGGCCGATGATGTGTTGATAGGTGGCGAAGAAAGCGGCGGCATAGCCATAAAAGGGCACATTCCTGAGCGAGATGGTGTTTGGATTGGGTTGGTAATATGGGAGTTTATGATGAAAACCGGAAAAACACTCGATGATTTAATAGAAGAAATATACGAACTGGTGGGTTGTTTTTCGGTTGAACGGTATGATTTGCACATCAGCGAGCAGCTTAAACAGAGCATTGTGCAGAAATGCAAAAACAATGAATTCACAAAATTTGGTTCATACACTGTCGAAAGAATTGAAGACCTTGATGGTTTTAAATTTCATCTTGGAAACGACCAATGGGTAATGATAAGACCTTCTGGAACCGAACCTGTATTGCGAGTGTATGCCGAGGCCGCAAGCAGCGATGATGCCTTTGCTATTCTCGATGCTACGAAAAATGAAATCGGGGCATAA
- a CDS encoding DUF2279 domain-containing protein: MKSGHKFVLTSLLSLAGFCASAQHTIDSATAAKRKKTFVLAGNAMAYSGSMYGLYNLWYKDYPLTKFHFHNDNHDWYQMDKVGHAYSCYYEGVVGIDMLKWAGFSHRTASILGGSYGFFIQTGVEIFDGFSEGWGASSGDMLANTLGAGLSISQSLAWQEQRIWMKLSYRPTNFAAIRPELLGRNFVERLFKDYNGQTYWLSGNIASFLPEENHFPKWLNVAIGYGIDGFVSSDDNIFERNGVTYNYSFIPQFRQLYISPDIDLTRIKTDKTYLKIALRMLNCIKFPLPGVSYNLHANGINFHFVQF; encoded by the coding sequence ATGAAATCGGGGCATAAATTCGTTCTCACTTCACTGCTGAGTTTAGCCGGCTTTTGTGCGTCCGCTCAGCATACAATAGACTCTGCCACCGCGGCAAAACGTAAAAAAACTTTCGTACTTGCCGGCAATGCAATGGCATATTCCGGAAGCATGTACGGGTTATACAACCTATGGTACAAAGATTATCCACTCACAAAATTTCATTTTCATAACGATAATCATGACTGGTATCAAATGGATAAAGTGGGTCATGCCTATAGCTGCTATTATGAAGGAGTTGTTGGAATTGATATGCTGAAATGGGCCGGATTTTCGCATCGAACAGCCTCCATTTTGGGTGGCAGTTATGGCTTTTTTATTCAAACGGGTGTAGAAATTTTTGATGGCTTTTCGGAAGGTTGGGGTGCATCATCCGGCGATATGCTGGCAAACACGTTGGGTGCAGGTTTATCAATATCGCAAAGTTTGGCCTGGCAAGAACAACGTATTTGGATGAAACTTTCCTATCGGCCAACCAACTTTGCAGCAATTAGACCTGAGCTTTTAGGTAGAAATTTTGTGGAAAGGCTCTTTAAAGATTACAATGGCCAAACCTATTGGTTGTCGGGAAACATTGCTTCATTTTTGCCCGAAGAAAACCATTTTCCAAAATGGTTAAACGTAGCCATTGGTTATGGAATTGACGGATTTGTAAGCTCTGACGATAACATTTTTGAGCGAAATGGAGTGACTTACAATTATTCCTTTATTCCACAATTTCGTCAACTCTATATATCACCAGATATTGACCTTACCCGCATAAAAACCGACAAAACCTATCTTAAAATAGCGTTAAGAATGCTTAACTGCATAAAGTTTCCGTTGCCTGGTGTATCATATAATTTACACGCAAACGGCATAAATTTTCATTTCGTTCAATTCTGA
- a CDS encoding carboxypeptidase regulatory-like domain-containing protein has translation MHKIKSFLLFLIVLLGGNAFGQLAELNQQNELIKTQIEQNLMLSKTVENSTPYLLAIARGYYQLDNYTKAEEYFLKVIDNSMCGINDLKALAICLKMNGKQVLADEILGIYLSKREDKTLQNLWDLEHTYNGKNVDIFESKTTNYSLVYGSVSEKQNVNLNINHGTASGIMMCNNFANLKFVELPVSDLLRVGNFTDGPIPNSIIYSYLSDNGYYQLYLAIYKKGKLKKVKQLFAEQEKANYAFPFLYQNQLIFASDKSGGFGGYDLYKSMWTGKTFEYIQSLGEKLNTDKNEIMPSTTNGEFSFASNGFLGQGGYDVFLASSNFDLVTSIPFPFNSTHNEFAILNYETNSGNVIRQINGESNLYKITQNRVFERRLVGRVLDAQIEGIPEARILISQSMKGQGVYTSSDNDGDFWMIIPDTIDTWNIEIIKPNFITKEFTLDLNTLGNNSLIINLDRVMPLEPEPVYIVSSKSENVVPTTPKADTFFDEVTNEIIITNQPRKKDDIFNEVTSSGRYYIIYASSKTYEGAYDFWEEWKKTLPNAEILENPAKGVYRVGTYAGTSHTEAMKEYKRAKNIKADCWILRPDTN, from the coding sequence ATGCATAAAATTAAATCTTTTCTTTTATTTCTTATTGTTCTTTTGGGTGGCAATGCATTTGGGCAATTAGCAGAGCTAAATCAACAAAATGAATTGATAAAAACTCAAATAGAACAAAACCTGATGCTATCTAAAACTGTCGAAAACAGCACGCCATATCTTTTGGCCATTGCTCGTGGTTATTATCAATTAGATAATTACACAAAAGCCGAAGAATACTTTTTAAAGGTAATAGACAATTCAATGTGCGGAATAAACGATTTAAAAGCATTGGCCATTTGTCTGAAAATGAATGGAAAACAAGTACTTGCTGATGAAATTTTAGGAATATATTTATCAAAAAGAGAGGATAAAACATTGCAAAATTTATGGGATTTGGAGCATACCTATAATGGGAAAAACGTTGATATATTCGAGTCTAAAACAACAAATTATTCGCTCGTTTATGGCAGTGTTTCGGAAAAACAAAATGTAAACTTAAACATTAATCATGGCACCGCCAGCGGCATTATGATGTGTAATAATTTTGCAAATTTGAAATTTGTAGAGCTTCCTGTTTCCGATTTGCTAAGGGTTGGAAACTTTACCGATGGCCCTATACCCAATAGCATCATTTACAGTTATTTATCCGACAACGGATACTATCAACTCTATTTGGCTATCTACAAAAAAGGAAAATTAAAAAAAGTAAAACAGCTATTTGCCGAACAAGAAAAAGCGAATTATGCCTTTCCATTTTTGTATCAAAATCAACTAATTTTCGCCAGCGACAAATCAGGCGGGTTTGGTGGTTATGACCTTTATAAAAGTATGTGGACCGGAAAAACCTTTGAATACATTCAAAGTTTAGGCGAAAAACTTAATACCGACAAAAATGAGATTATGCCAAGCACAACAAACGGCGAATTTTCTTTTGCAAGCAACGGTTTTTTAGGTCAAGGTGGATACGATGTTTTTTTGGCCTCTTCTAATTTTGATTTGGTAACATCCATTCCATTTCCATTTAACTCAACCCACAACGAGTTTGCCATTTTAAATTATGAAACCAACAGTGGAAACGTAATTCGACAAATAAATGGAGAGTCGAATTTGTATAAAATTACTCAAAATAGGGTTTTTGAAAGGAGATTGGTTGGCAGGGTGTTGGATGCTCAAATAGAAGGAATTCCAGAGGCACGAATCTTAATATCTCAATCTATGAAAGGGCAGGGAGTCTATACCTCGAGTGATAACGATGGTGATTTTTGGATGATAATTCCGGATACTATTGATACATGGAATATTGAGATTATAAAACCAAACTTTATTACCAAGGAGTTTACTCTTGATTTGAATACATTGGGAAACAACTCCTTGATTATCAATTTAGACCGAGTAATGCCATTAGAACCTGAGCCTGTTTATATTGTCAGCTCAAAATCTGAGAACGTGGTGCCGACCACCCCAAAAGCCGACACTTTTTTTGATGAGGTGACAAATGAAATTATTATTACAAACCAACCAAGAAAAAAGGACGACATTTTTAATGAAGTGACAAGTTCTGGAAGATATTATATCATTTATGCCTCCAGCAAAACATACGAAGGTGCCTACGATTTTTGGGAAGAATGGAAAAAAACATTGCCTAATGCGGAGATACTAGAAAATCCGGCCAAAGGTGTATATAGGGTGGGCACTTATGCCGGCACCTCGCATACCGAGGCTATGAAGGAATACAAACGAGCAAAAAATATAAAAGCCGATTGTTGGATACTTCGCCCAGATACAAATTAG
- a CDS encoding glycosyltransferase family 39 protein: protein MRLKDNYIFYGIFLLAAILRFYDYGSIPFTHDEFSAIFRTKFTNFQDLINLGVKVDGHPALIQVFLYYYGHFFGFEEWVIKLPFTLAGLASLWLFYKTAASWFNSTVALTSTAFLATMQYMVMYSQIARPYISGLFFVLLLFYFWTELIKNQDKKLIINLIGLILSIDLCAYNHHFSLILAALISISGFLFLNPSVKKKYLYALLLSVVLYLPHLPILVYQLHTGGVGGWLSKPHNNFIIKYIEYIFHFSWPVYLVAFALITFSVFNQVNFNKKAWLAFLSWFAIPFVVGFLYSRFVNPVLQFSVLIFGFPFLLMFIFGKLKQQKPTTNLILVAFICCVNIFTLILNRQHYTLFYQSKYEAFIHDYKDLVSRDLDKNIPLLVDSHRPITNYFCEKFQFDSTKIIWFDKFESTHHFEQFLGELAKKSNSLFFSANFSNAPNTIPIIQQYFPSYTQFNHYGVTCYFFQRGTIVNETTLGWLDFDSEVEAPFEQVNERNIVSIDSSDHQYQLDSTTEWSPTFSIDLKPFLKHQNHFIDVSAKLKTAQPDSNVLLVATLEINGENIYWNAIKMSDYNNDSTGFTTAIHSIKLSDIYLKNNSVKLKAFVWNKAHQEVLMDDFSIVLREGNPVLYGLFNEIK from the coding sequence TTGAGATTAAAAGACAACTATATTTTTTACGGAATCTTCCTTTTGGCCGCCATTCTCCGTTTTTACGACTATGGCTCTATCCCATTTACCCACGATGAATTTAGTGCCATTTTCCGAACCAAATTCACTAATTTTCAAGACCTTATAAATCTTGGGGTAAAGGTTGACGGGCATCCGGCATTAATTCAGGTCTTTTTATATTACTACGGCCACTTTTTCGGTTTTGAGGAGTGGGTTATAAAACTTCCGTTTACATTGGCCGGATTAGCATCTCTTTGGTTGTTTTATAAAACTGCCGCAAGTTGGTTTAATAGCACGGTGGCCTTAACATCTACAGCTTTTTTGGCCACCATGCAATATATGGTAATGTACAGCCAAATTGCCCGACCATACATATCTGGTTTGTTCTTTGTTTTGTTGCTCTTTTATTTTTGGACTGAGCTTATTAAGAATCAGGATAAAAAGTTAATAATCAATTTAATAGGTCTAATTTTATCAATAGATTTATGTGCATACAACCACCATTTTAGCTTGATTTTAGCCGCACTTATTTCTATCTCTGGATTTTTGTTTTTAAACCCCTCCGTTAAAAAAAAATACCTCTATGCACTACTGCTATCTGTTGTTTTATACCTCCCTCATCTGCCCATTTTAGTTTATCAACTCCACACCGGAGGAGTGGGCGGCTGGCTTAGTAAGCCACATAATAATTTTATAATCAAATACATAGAATACATTTTTCACTTCTCGTGGCCGGTTTATTTAGTGGCATTTGCATTAATTACCTTTTCTGTTTTTAATCAGGTCAACTTTAATAAAAAAGCGTGGTTGGCATTTCTTAGCTGGTTTGCCATTCCATTTGTTGTTGGCTTTTTATACTCCAGATTCGTCAATCCGGTATTGCAGTTTTCGGTTCTTATTTTCGGTTTTCCGTTTTTGTTGATGTTCATTTTTGGAAAATTGAAACAGCAAAAACCCACCACAAATTTGATTTTAGTAGCCTTTATTTGCTGCGTCAATATTTTTACCCTCATACTAAACCGCCAACACTACACTTTATTTTATCAGTCTAAATATGAGGCATTTATACACGATTACAAAGATTTAGTTTCGAGAGATTTAGACAAAAACATACCTCTTTTGGTTGACTCTCATCGACCCATTACCAACTATTTTTGCGAGAAATTTCAGTTTGATTCAACCAAAATTATTTGGTTTGACAAATTCGAGAGTACCCACCATTTTGAACAATTTTTAGGCGAATTGGCAAAAAAATCGAACTCTTTATTCTTCTCTGCCAATTTTTCAAACGCTCCAAACACCATTCCCATTATTCAACAGTATTTTCCGAGTTATACTCAATTTAACCACTACGGAGTTACGTGCTATTTTTTTCAGCGAGGTACAATAGTTAATGAAACTACCCTCGGCTGGCTCGATTTTGATAGCGAAGTTGAAGCTCCGTTTGAGCAGGTAAATGAAAGAAACATTGTTTCGATAGATTCTTCTGACCACCAATACCAATTGGACTCAACCACTGAATGGTCTCCCACTTTTTCAATTGACCTAAAGCCCTTCTTGAAACATCAAAACCATTTTATTGATGTTTCGGCAAAACTCAAAACCGCCCAACCTGACAGCAACGTGCTACTTGTGGCTACGCTTGAAATAAATGGTGAGAACATCTATTGGAATGCCATAAAAATGAGCGACTACAACAATGACTCGACTGGTTTTACAACCGCCATTCATTCCATAAAACTGTCCGACATTTATCTTAAAAATAATTCGGTAAAGCTAAAGGCATTTGTATGGAACAAAGCCCACCAAGAGGTGTTGATGGATGATTTTAGCATTGTGCTGAGAGAAGGAAACCCCGTGCTTTATGGATTATTTAATGAAATAAAATAG
- a CDS encoding class I SAM-dependent methyltransferase, whose translation MISIFSPKNWKEYSLIDCGDFEKLERFGQFVLRRPEPQAIWKKALPEKDWNKLTDITFKSTSSHKGEWLTPKNFKEPWFVEYLLFDKKIKFKLRLTAFKHVGIFPEQADNWEFIYQRIKHIKKEVNQPKVLNLFAYTGGASLAAKAAGADVVHVDSVKQVVSWANENQQISNLENIRWVVEDAMKFAEREANRGNLYHGIILDPPAYGIGAKGERWKLEEMIDPLLQTLSKILHPQHRFLVLNAYSLSFSSLIINNLIKSNFHNVHKIDIGELVLNAESGNVLPLGVIGRII comes from the coding sequence ATGATTTCAATTTTTAGTCCGAAAAACTGGAAAGAATATAGCCTGATAGATTGTGGCGATTTTGAGAAATTAGAAAGGTTTGGTCAGTTTGTTTTGAGAAGACCCGAGCCACAGGCTATCTGGAAAAAAGCCCTACCCGAAAAAGATTGGAATAAACTAACCGATATAACGTTTAAAAGCACCAGCAGTCATAAAGGCGAATGGTTAACTCCAAAAAATTTTAAAGAACCCTGGTTTGTCGAATATCTCTTATTCGATAAGAAAATAAAGTTTAAGCTGCGGCTAACCGCCTTTAAACACGTGGGCATTTTCCCAGAACAGGCAGACAATTGGGAGTTTATTTATCAACGAATCAAACACATAAAAAAAGAAGTAAACCAGCCCAAGGTATTGAATTTGTTTGCCTACACGGGTGGAGCCAGTTTGGCCGCAAAAGCGGCAGGTGCAGATGTGGTGCATGTGGATAGTGTGAAACAAGTGGTTTCGTGGGCAAACGAAAATCAGCAAATTTCAAACCTCGAAAACATCAGGTGGGTGGTGGAAGATGCCATGAAATTTGCCGAACGAGAGGCAAATCGCGGCAATCTTTATCATGGTATAATACTCGACCCTCCGGCCTACGGTATCGGTGCCAAAGGGGAGCGTTGGAAACTCGAAGAAATGATTGACCCATTGCTCCAAACCCTCTCAAAAATACTTCATCCGCAACATCGATTTTTGGTGTTAAATGCCTATTCATTGAGTTTTAGTAGCCTTATTATCAACAACTTAATAAAATCAAATTTCCACAACGTCCACAAAATAGATATTGGCGAATTGGTGTTAAACGCCGAATCTGGCAATGTCCTCCCATTGGGTGTTATTGGAAGAATAATTTAA